The genomic stretch CTGCGCCATGGTCACCCCCCGCTCTCGAACCAGGTTCACGGCCTCCAGCTTAAACTCTCGCGTAAACGTGCGTCGCGCCATGCCCACCTCCAGGTTCCTTCATACACCTAACTCGGTGTCTTTGAAACCGGCAGCAGGCCACTGCGGATCAGGCTGCGAGTAAGTGTGGTTGCGAATAAGGACGAGCTGTGGAATATCCAATTCTGAGAGTCAATCGCTGCCATATTAGAAAGTTTTCTTCTGAAAAAGAACTGCGCCTGATGTCCCAAAAGTATTTTGATGATGGCGATTTCCGGCGAGAGGCCTTCATTATCGATTCATCGGGGAATCGCTACCCGTTATTGGATGTTACGAGGGTAAGGCACAGCTGGAATCCCTTCAGATGGTTCCGGCCCTCTCGGGAGACTATTGTCGATGTCAGAGTAGGATTCCCTTCTTCATTGCCTCTACATGAAGCGAAAGACCTAATTGTCAAACTAGTAACAGCGAACGAATGGTACACCCAAAGCGATCAGTCAGCCTCGGAGTTCTCAAGGGAAATCAGGGCCGCCACCACTCATCGAGAACTCATTGACAAGATCAGCTTCTACGGGAAGTGGCAGGGCTAGACTGCTCAAAATTATAATGGGCTTATCCTACGATCCCTCCAGTCAGGTCACCAACATCCTGCATCAGCTCATGGCCACAAGTACGCAGATCAACAAAGCGGACTATCTCTACAACGGCGTGAGGAGTCAGATCAGTCTGACGGACCGCCGAGGCGCTAGGCCTCCGGGTACGATCAATTGGATCTGCTCACCAGTGCCAGTCCCGCTGCTGCTCGATCCGCAGGCGTTTGCCTATGACGCGGTCGGCAACCGAACGACGGGCGGGAGTGTGGTCAACCCAGGCAATCAGCTAACCGCCGATGCCAACTTCGTGTATGAGCACGACGACAACGGGAATCTCACCAGAAAGACGGACACCAACGACACGTCTCGCCGCAGCATCTCCAGTGGGCCTGTGTGATTTGGATGAGGGCTAACGGCTTGATGGGGGCAGGCGCCGGGAGCGTTGCGCGTGGAGCGCAAATTCCAGCGCGGCTTCGAGTCGAATCACGCGGGCGTTCAGGTCTTCAATGTGCGACTGCTGTTTGGCGACCGTGGTGTTGAGTTGCTCCACCTTGTCGTTCAGCTTGATGGTGTTGGCGAAGGCATCCCACACGCGTTCGGTGAGTCCCATCGTCACCCCTTCTTGCGGGTCTTGGAGAGCGCCAGCATGCGCGCTTCCGACTCCGCCACGAGGGCGAGGGTTTTGTCGATGGCGCGAATGGTTTTCTTTGTCTCCCGGATGACTTGCTTGGCCATGTGATCCAGGAGCGCCGGATCATCGGCTGGAACGTACCGCTCGCCCCCTTCGCGAAGCAGTTCTGCCATGGTGAGATTGGCGGCTTTCGCTTTTTGTGCCAGCCGGCGTTTTTGGCCGGGGCTCATGAGGATGGGGACTTGGACCATCGTGGACGGCATGGTGGCCTCCCTCGGAGTGGATATATAGGCAATATATAGCATAGGATCGGATTTGCTGTCGATGCGCCCATTTCCTCGCCTGTTTCTTTGATGCATGCCGGACCGGCTTATCTTGCCTGGTGGCCCCTGGATGACGTATACGTACAGCTCATTGTCCGAGGTTTGCTATAGGCTTGGAAATCAGACGGTCGACTCTCGCGTGCCTGATCGTCGCTGGAGTGCGTGAAGAAGAAAGGATTTATCGTGTCGATTGACGAGAAATTGAAGAGTCTCGGTCTCACACTCCCGGCTCCGCCGAAACCGGTGGCCAGTTACGTTCCGGCGGTGCTTGTCGGTGACCTGCTCTTTTTGAGCGGTATCTTGCCATTTCGTGACGGACAGGTGGCGATCACGGGCAAGCTGGGGCAGGAGGTGACGGTGGAACGTGGCGCCGAAGCGGCGAGATTGGCTCTGCTCAACGCCTTGGCGGTCGTGAAACACGAGCTTGGTTCATTGGATCGTGTGCAACGTATCGTGCGGGTCGTGGGCCATGTGGCCTCGGCCACCGGATTTGTGCAGCAGCCCGCGGTGATCAATGGCGCGTCCGATTTGCTGGTGCAGATTTTCGGCGAGGCGGGACGGCATGCACGAGTCGCGTTGGGCGCGGCTGAGCTGCCCCTGCATGCCGCCATCGAACTGGAAGTATTGGTGCACGTGCGAGCCTGACTCTCCTGTTTTCGGTTGCCTTCCTGCCGCCGGCGCTTGCCTTGACATCAAAAAAAACCGCTTGTTATAGTCCGGAAGTCCCCTGGTTTGATACGACACCCCCATCCGGCTTCGTTGCCTCAGTTGCGTGGGGTTTGTGTGCCACGTGCGGGGCGTTTTATCTGGTGTATCATCATTTCATCCTCACCCGGCCTGTTCGACAGGCCCATTCAAGGGTATCGGTAGGGAGTGACTCCCATGAAATATATGACTTGTGCCCTCATCGGCTTGGCCCTCGTGGCGAATTCCGTCGATTCCCTGGCCGCCAAAGCAGAACCACCGGCGTTGCATCCCGCTGCCGCCGTCCCTGGCGCCACGCTGTCGATCACCGGCAAAGGGTTCGGTCCGTTCAAATCGACCCGGTTCAATCAGGTGATGTTCCAGGGCGTGCCCGCGCTGATTCAGCGGTGGGATGCGGATCTCATCGAGGTGCGTGTGCCGTCACAAGCTGCGAATGGACCCGTCGAGGTCATCATCGGGAAGAAGCATGTGCAGGCCGGCTCGTTCACCCGGCTGCAACCTGCGATTCACTCGGTGTCCCCGGCTGAAGCCGAACCGGGCTCGATTCTGGAAATTACCGGAGAGCATTTCGGCAATACGCCTGGCCCGCGCGACCCGAACACGATTTTCGGCGTCAATAGCGTGGCCGTGGGCGATGTGACAGTGCGTGTCCGCAAGTGGCGCGACGAGAAGATTGAAGTGGAACTGCCGGGCAATGTGCAGTCGGGAGATGTGGTGATTCGCATGGCGTCGTCCGATCCCTTGCCGGACGGGTCTTGCTGTGCGCCGGTCAAGCAGGTGGTGAGCAATTCAATGCCGATGAAGGTGCTGGCGTCGGTGCGGGTCGATCCCACGAGCGGACCGGTCGGCACGAAAGTGGTGCTGTTCGGCAAAGGGTTCGGGACGAGCAGGAACCCTGAGGATGGCGTGCTCTTTGGCGGCCATCTGGCCACGGTGTCGCAGTGGACGGATACGACCATTGTGGTGCATGTGCCGCTGGATGCCCAAACCGGTCCTGTCGTAATGAAGCGGAACGGGCAGGAGCGGGCCATCGGGACCTACACCGTACAGACACCGAAGGCCACGGCGCTGACTCCGGCCGAGGCGCCTATCGGCACGTTGTTGAAAATTACCGGGGAGAATTTTGGGTTTTATTCGGAGGCCGGGTCTACGCCCTTTAACTATATCGATTTTTCGTTGAGCGAGAACACCGTCGAAATCGGCGGGGTGCAGGCGATCGTCTATCGATGGGGGCATGACCGCATCGATATCTGGGTCCCGTTCAGCGCGAAGAGTGGTCCGGTGGTCGTGAAACGCGCCGCCAATATGCCGAAGCCGGACGGCACCTGTTGTGCCGATAAACAGGTGCTGGAGACGCCGGTCGGGAACTTTACGCTCGTTACGCCGAAGATCGATTCGTACAGCCCCAATACCGGGGGGCTCGACGAGTTGGTGACCATCAAGGGGAGCGGGTTCGGCAAGTTTTTAAAGACCGCAGAGCCGAGCAAGGTCATCACGGACAGCGTTTATGCCCGAGTGGCTCCGGAGTTGGGCGAGAATGTGTCGCGTACCGAAGTCCTGTTCAACGGCGTCGGGGCGATCGTCCAATCCTGGACGGATACGGAAATCAAGGTCAAAATTCCTCATCGCCACTCGTACGGAGTGGGGAAACTTGGTGAATTCAATCCGGACCTGACCTCCGGGCCGCTCGTCGTGCGGCGTGGATCGTGGGACTTGCTGCCGGATGGATCCTGCTGCACGCCCAAAAAGTGGCTGACCCTGGAAGCCGGCACCTTTACGATCCAACCGTCCGGGTTGCCCGATGCAAGCTATTGGCGAAACCCTAACCCCGACAACTCTCACTTTCATTGAGGCATTCTATCTTGCGTACGTTGGCTGTCCTGTTCTGTTCGCTCGTGACCCTGCTGTCCGTTGGTACGGTTGAGGCTGCTGCTCCCGATGCGTCGGTCACCGTGGCCATGCAAAAAAGCGGGTCCGAGGCCACGCTGTTGGGGATGTTTTTTCACGACCATCAGCTTGGTTGGGCGGTCGGGTCTGGTGGAACGATCCTGAAAACGACCGACGGCGGCCACAAGTGGAAGAAAGTCTCCAGCGGCACCACCTCTCTTCTGACGGCCGTGTATTTTCGTGATGCGCAGCGCGGCTGGGTGGTCGGGGCGAATGGTACGGTGAGAATGAGCAAGGATGGGGGAGAGACCTGGACCGTCCTTATCGTGTCGACTCAGGCGCCGCTCTATGGGATCGCTTTTGCATCTCCAATGAAGGGATGGATGGTTGGCGGGAACGGCACCATTTTGCAAACCACCGACGGCGGGGAGAATTGGGCGGATCAAGCCAGCGGCACCAGCGCAGCCCTCTATGCCATTGCTCTGACCAGCGAACAGCAGGGCATCGTCGTGGGGGCGTTAGGCACGATTTTGACGACTGCAGACGGCGGGAAAAATTGGGCGACGCAGGTCAGCCAAAGTTCAGCCACGTTCTTTGATGTGGCCTTCGCGGATGAGGCCAACGGCTGGGCGGTCGGTAACGCCGGAGCGTTGTTTCAAACAACTGACGGCGGAACCCATTGGATCGATCGTACCTTGCCTTGTGGGAGGACCTGTAACAAACTCACGGATCTCATTCGTGTG from Nitrospira sp. encodes the following:
- a CDS encoding RidA family protein, with protein sequence MSIDEKLKSLGLTLPAPPKPVASYVPAVLVGDLLFLSGILPFRDGQVAITGKLGQEVTVERGAEAARLALLNALAVVKHELGSLDRVQRIVRVVGHVASATGFVQQPAVINGASDLLVQIFGEAGRHARVALGAAELPLHAAIELEVLVHVRA
- a CDS encoding IPT/TIG domain-containing protein → MKYMTCALIGLALVANSVDSLAAKAEPPALHPAAAVPGATLSITGKGFGPFKSTRFNQVMFQGVPALIQRWDADLIEVRVPSQAANGPVEVIIGKKHVQAGSFTRLQPAIHSVSPAEAEPGSILEITGEHFGNTPGPRDPNTIFGVNSVAVGDVTVRVRKWRDEKIEVELPGNVQSGDVVIRMASSDPLPDGSCCAPVKQVVSNSMPMKVLASVRVDPTSGPVGTKVVLFGKGFGTSRNPEDGVLFGGHLATVSQWTDTTIVVHVPLDAQTGPVVMKRNGQERAIGTYTVQTPKATALTPAEAPIGTLLKITGENFGFYSEAGSTPFNYIDFSLSENTVEIGGVQAIVYRWGHDRIDIWVPFSAKSGPVVVKRAANMPKPDGTCCADKQVLETPVGNFTLVTPKIDSYSPNTGGLDELVTIKGSGFGKFLKTAEPSKVITDSVYARVAPELGENVSRTEVLFNGVGAIVQSWTDTEIKVKIPHRHSYGVGKLGEFNPDLTSGPLVVRRGSWDLLPDGSCCTPKKWLTLEAGTFTIQPSGLPDASYWRNPNPDNSHFH